The following are from one region of the Takifugu rubripes chromosome 16, fTakRub1.2, whole genome shotgun sequence genome:
- the riox1 gene encoding ribosomal oxygenase 1 isoform X4 has translation MLADLATVDNSRERASKLFQWLISPIPAETFFRETWEKKPILVQRKNPDYYKGLFSTAEFDRILRGEDVQYGVNLDVTSYTNGTRETHNPPGRALPYTVWGFYKSGCSLRLLNPQAFSATVWNVLSILQENFGSMAGANIYLTPPGTQGFAPHYDDIEAFVVQLEGKKHWRVYKPRVDDEILPVLSSPNFDEVEIGEPILEVVLEAGDLLYFPRGFIHQGDCLPDAHSLHITISSYQKNSWGDLLQRMLPAALEIAMEEDVEFRRGLPLDYLTYMGVQNSDLDDPRRPKFLSQIETLMKKLASYCPVDAAVDQKARDFLHDCLPPMLTTAEQASSVKGARTRWECDQVMDDSSDISTRTRIRLLRAGCARLCSDGEAVHLYYTTDNSRVYHQEELKSFEVNTELTDAVEFLIHSYPKFVTVGSLPCTSTAQRIALAEQLFEKGIIHTSEPL, from the exons ATGCTTGCTGACCTTGCGACGGTTGACAACAGCAGGGAGAGAGCGAGCAAACTGTTCCAATGGCTCATCAGCCCTATTCCTGCCGAGACCTTCTTCAG GGAAACTTGGGAAAAGAAGCCCATTCTTGTGCAACGGAAGAATCCCGATTATTACAAAGGATTATTCTCCACAGCTGAGTTTGACCGGATTTTGAGAGGG GAGGATGTTCAGTATGGAGTTAACCTGGATGTCACAAGTTACACTAACGGCACTCGGGAGACTCATAATCCACCAGGGAGGGCTCTGCCGTACACTGTGTGGGGCTTTTATAAG AGCGGCTGCTCCCTCCGCTTGCTCAACCCCCAGGCTTTCTCGGCCACAGTGTGGAATGTTCTGTCCATCCTCCAAGAGAACTTTGGCAGCATGGCAGGAGCAAACAT atATCTGACACCACCGGGAACTCAAGGCTTTGCTCCACATTATGATGATATTGAAGCATTTGTGGTCCAGCTAGAGGGGAAGAAACACTGGAGAGTGTACAAGCCGAG AGTGGACGACGAAATCTTGCCTGTGCTTTCAAGTC CAAACTTTGATGAGGTGGAAATCGGGGAACCGATCCTGGAAGTGGTCCTAGAAGCTGGAGATCTCCTTTATTTCCCCCGAGGGTTCATCCACCAGGGCGACTGCCTCCCTGACGCTCACTCCCTGCACATCACCATCTCCTCCTACCAGAAGAACAGCTGGGGCGATCTGCTGCAGCGG ATGCTTCCTGCCGCCTTGGAAATAGCAATGGAAGAAGATGTGGAGTTCAGACGGGGTTTACCTCTCGACTACCTGACGTACATGGGTGTACAGAACTCTGATCTG GATGACCCAAGAAGGCCAAAATTCTTATCACAAATTGAGACTTTGATGAAGAAACTAGCATCCTACTGCCCAGTTGATGCTGCTGTGGATCAGAAAGCCAGAGACTTCCTCCACGACTGTCTTCCTCCCATGCTCACGACTG CTGAACAGGCGAGCAGTGTAAAAGGCGCACGAACCAGATGGGAGTGTGACCAAGTGATGGATGACAGTTCAGACATCAGTACCCGGACTCGCATCAGACTTCTGCGTGCTGGATGTGCCAG GCTCTGCAGCGATGGAGAAGCTGTTCACCTTTACTACACGACAGATAACTCCAGAGTTTACCACCAAGAGGAACTTAAGAGTTTTGAAGTAAACACAGAG CTCACGGATGCTGTCGAGTTTCTGATTCATTCCTATCCGAAATTTGTCACAGTAGGAAGTCTCCCGTGTACGTCTACAGCGCAGCGG ATTGCTTTGGCTGAACAGCTGTTTGAAAAGGGGATTATCCACACTTCAGAACCTCTGTAG
- the riox1 gene encoding ribosomal oxygenase 1 isoform X3 yields MLADLATVDNSRERASKLFQWLISPIPAETFFRETWEKKPILVQRKNPDYYKGLFSTAEFDRILRGEDVQYGVNLDVTSYTNGTRETHNPPGRALPYTVWGFYKSGCSLRLLNPQAFSATVWNVLSILQENFGSMAGANIYLTPPGTQGFAPHYDDIEAFVVQLEGKKHWRVYKPRVDDEILPVLSSPNFDEVEIGEPILEVVLEAGDLLYFPRGFIHQGDCLPDAHSLHITISSYQKNSWGDLLQRMLPAALEIAMEEDVEFRRGLPLDYLTYMGVQNSDLDDPRRPKFLSQIETLMKKLASYCPVDAAVDQKARDFLHDCLPPMLTTAEQASSVKGARTRWECDQVMDDSSDISTRTRIRLLRAGCARLCSDGEAVHLYYTTDNSRVYHQEELKSFEVNTELTDAVEFLIHSYPKFVTVGSLPCTSTAQRVGYFGSRCISVIDLSSLKIHFPLQIALAEQLFEKGIIHTSEPL; encoded by the exons ATGCTTGCTGACCTTGCGACGGTTGACAACAGCAGGGAGAGAGCGAGCAAACTGTTCCAATGGCTCATCAGCCCTATTCCTGCCGAGACCTTCTTCAG GGAAACTTGGGAAAAGAAGCCCATTCTTGTGCAACGGAAGAATCCCGATTATTACAAAGGATTATTCTCCACAGCTGAGTTTGACCGGATTTTGAGAGGG GAGGATGTTCAGTATGGAGTTAACCTGGATGTCACAAGTTACACTAACGGCACTCGGGAGACTCATAATCCACCAGGGAGGGCTCTGCCGTACACTGTGTGGGGCTTTTATAAG AGCGGCTGCTCCCTCCGCTTGCTCAACCCCCAGGCTTTCTCGGCCACAGTGTGGAATGTTCTGTCCATCCTCCAAGAGAACTTTGGCAGCATGGCAGGAGCAAACAT atATCTGACACCACCGGGAACTCAAGGCTTTGCTCCACATTATGATGATATTGAAGCATTTGTGGTCCAGCTAGAGGGGAAGAAACACTGGAGAGTGTACAAGCCGAG AGTGGACGACGAAATCTTGCCTGTGCTTTCAAGTC CAAACTTTGATGAGGTGGAAATCGGGGAACCGATCCTGGAAGTGGTCCTAGAAGCTGGAGATCTCCTTTATTTCCCCCGAGGGTTCATCCACCAGGGCGACTGCCTCCCTGACGCTCACTCCCTGCACATCACCATCTCCTCCTACCAGAAGAACAGCTGGGGCGATCTGCTGCAGCGG ATGCTTCCTGCCGCCTTGGAAATAGCAATGGAAGAAGATGTGGAGTTCAGACGGGGTTTACCTCTCGACTACCTGACGTACATGGGTGTACAGAACTCTGATCTG GATGACCCAAGAAGGCCAAAATTCTTATCACAAATTGAGACTTTGATGAAGAAACTAGCATCCTACTGCCCAGTTGATGCTGCTGTGGATCAGAAAGCCAGAGACTTCCTCCACGACTGTCTTCCTCCCATGCTCACGACTG CTGAACAGGCGAGCAGTGTAAAAGGCGCACGAACCAGATGGGAGTGTGACCAAGTGATGGATGACAGTTCAGACATCAGTACCCGGACTCGCATCAGACTTCTGCGTGCTGGATGTGCCAG GCTCTGCAGCGATGGAGAAGCTGTTCACCTTTACTACACGACAGATAACTCCAGAGTTTACCACCAAGAGGAACTTAAGAGTTTTGAAGTAAACACAGAG CTCACGGATGCTGTCGAGTTTCTGATTCATTCCTATCCGAAATTTGTCACAGTAGGAAGTCTCCCGTGTACGTCTACAGCGCAGCGGGTAGGTTATTTTGGTTCCAGATGCATTTCGGTGATTGATTTGTCATCATTAAAGATACATTTTCCCCTGCAGATTGCTTTGGCTGAACAGCTGTTTGAAAAGGGGATTATCCACACTTCAGAACCTCTGTAG
- the riox1 gene encoding ribosomal oxygenase 1 isoform X2, translated as MLADLATVDNSRERASKLFQWLISPIPAETFFRETWEKKPILVQRKNPDYYKGLFSTAEFDRILRGEDVQYGVNLDVTSYTNGTRETHNPPGRALPYTVWGFYKSGCSLRLLNPQAFSATVWNVLSILQENFGSMAGANIYLTPPGTQGFAPHYDDIEAFVVQLEGKKHWRVYKPRVDDEILPVLSSPNFDEVEIGEPILEVVLEAGDLLYFPRGFIHQGDCLPDAHSLHITISSYQKNSWGDLLQRMLPAALEIAMEEDVEFRRGLPLDYLTYMGVQNSDLDDPRRPKFLSQIETLMKKLASYCPVDAAVDQKARDFLHDCLPPMLTTAEQASSVKGARTRWECDQVMDDSSDISTRTRIRLLRAGCARLCSDGEAVHLYYTTDNSRVYHQEELKSFEVNTEVDWRSCGNRYNGGFFCSSVLISGFFQLTDAVEFLIHSYPKFVTVGSLPCTSTAQRIALAEQLFEKGIIHTSEPL; from the exons ATGCTTGCTGACCTTGCGACGGTTGACAACAGCAGGGAGAGAGCGAGCAAACTGTTCCAATGGCTCATCAGCCCTATTCCTGCCGAGACCTTCTTCAG GGAAACTTGGGAAAAGAAGCCCATTCTTGTGCAACGGAAGAATCCCGATTATTACAAAGGATTATTCTCCACAGCTGAGTTTGACCGGATTTTGAGAGGG GAGGATGTTCAGTATGGAGTTAACCTGGATGTCACAAGTTACACTAACGGCACTCGGGAGACTCATAATCCACCAGGGAGGGCTCTGCCGTACACTGTGTGGGGCTTTTATAAG AGCGGCTGCTCCCTCCGCTTGCTCAACCCCCAGGCTTTCTCGGCCACAGTGTGGAATGTTCTGTCCATCCTCCAAGAGAACTTTGGCAGCATGGCAGGAGCAAACAT atATCTGACACCACCGGGAACTCAAGGCTTTGCTCCACATTATGATGATATTGAAGCATTTGTGGTCCAGCTAGAGGGGAAGAAACACTGGAGAGTGTACAAGCCGAG AGTGGACGACGAAATCTTGCCTGTGCTTTCAAGTC CAAACTTTGATGAGGTGGAAATCGGGGAACCGATCCTGGAAGTGGTCCTAGAAGCTGGAGATCTCCTTTATTTCCCCCGAGGGTTCATCCACCAGGGCGACTGCCTCCCTGACGCTCACTCCCTGCACATCACCATCTCCTCCTACCAGAAGAACAGCTGGGGCGATCTGCTGCAGCGG ATGCTTCCTGCCGCCTTGGAAATAGCAATGGAAGAAGATGTGGAGTTCAGACGGGGTTTACCTCTCGACTACCTGACGTACATGGGTGTACAGAACTCTGATCTG GATGACCCAAGAAGGCCAAAATTCTTATCACAAATTGAGACTTTGATGAAGAAACTAGCATCCTACTGCCCAGTTGATGCTGCTGTGGATCAGAAAGCCAGAGACTTCCTCCACGACTGTCTTCCTCCCATGCTCACGACTG CTGAACAGGCGAGCAGTGTAAAAGGCGCACGAACCAGATGGGAGTGTGACCAAGTGATGGATGACAGTTCAGACATCAGTACCCGGACTCGCATCAGACTTCTGCGTGCTGGATGTGCCAG GCTCTGCAGCGATGGAGAAGCTGTTCACCTTTACTACACGACAGATAACTCCAGAGTTTACCACCAAGAGGAACTTAAGAGTTTTGAAGTAAACACAGAGGTAGATTGGAGGAGCTGTGGGAATAGATATAACGGGGGCTTCTTCTGTTCTTCCGTCCTAATAAGTGGTTTCTTCCAGCTCACGGATGCTGTCGAGTTTCTGATTCATTCCTATCCGAAATTTGTCACAGTAGGAAGTCTCCCGTGTACGTCTACAGCGCAGCGG ATTGCTTTGGCTGAACAGCTGTTTGAAAAGGGGATTATCCACACTTCAGAACCTCTGTAG
- the riox1 gene encoding ribosomal oxygenase 1 isoform X1, translating to MLADLATVDNSRERASKLFQWLISPIPAETFFRETWEKKPILVQRKNPDYYKGLFSTAEFDRILRGEDVQYGVNLDVTSYTNGTRETHNPPGRALPYTVWGFYKSGCSLRLLNPQAFSATVWNVLSILQENFGSMAGANIYLTPPGTQGFAPHYDDIEAFVVQLEGKKHWRVYKPRVDDEILPVLSSPNFDEVEIGEPILEVVLEAGDLLYFPRGFIHQGDCLPDAHSLHITISSYQKNSWGDLLQRMLPAALEIAMEEDVEFRRGLPLDYLTYMGVQNSDLDDPRRPKFLSQIETLMKKLASYCPVDAAVDQKARDFLHDCLPPMLTTAEQASSVKGARTRWECDQVMDDSSDISTRTRIRLLRAGCARLCSDGEAVHLYYTTDNSRVYHQEELKSFEVNTEVDWRSCGNRYNGGFFCSSVLISGFFQLTDAVEFLIHSYPKFVTVGSLPCTSTAQRVGYFGSRCISVIDLSSLKIHFPLQIALAEQLFEKGIIHTSEPL from the exons ATGCTTGCTGACCTTGCGACGGTTGACAACAGCAGGGAGAGAGCGAGCAAACTGTTCCAATGGCTCATCAGCCCTATTCCTGCCGAGACCTTCTTCAG GGAAACTTGGGAAAAGAAGCCCATTCTTGTGCAACGGAAGAATCCCGATTATTACAAAGGATTATTCTCCACAGCTGAGTTTGACCGGATTTTGAGAGGG GAGGATGTTCAGTATGGAGTTAACCTGGATGTCACAAGTTACACTAACGGCACTCGGGAGACTCATAATCCACCAGGGAGGGCTCTGCCGTACACTGTGTGGGGCTTTTATAAG AGCGGCTGCTCCCTCCGCTTGCTCAACCCCCAGGCTTTCTCGGCCACAGTGTGGAATGTTCTGTCCATCCTCCAAGAGAACTTTGGCAGCATGGCAGGAGCAAACAT atATCTGACACCACCGGGAACTCAAGGCTTTGCTCCACATTATGATGATATTGAAGCATTTGTGGTCCAGCTAGAGGGGAAGAAACACTGGAGAGTGTACAAGCCGAG AGTGGACGACGAAATCTTGCCTGTGCTTTCAAGTC CAAACTTTGATGAGGTGGAAATCGGGGAACCGATCCTGGAAGTGGTCCTAGAAGCTGGAGATCTCCTTTATTTCCCCCGAGGGTTCATCCACCAGGGCGACTGCCTCCCTGACGCTCACTCCCTGCACATCACCATCTCCTCCTACCAGAAGAACAGCTGGGGCGATCTGCTGCAGCGG ATGCTTCCTGCCGCCTTGGAAATAGCAATGGAAGAAGATGTGGAGTTCAGACGGGGTTTACCTCTCGACTACCTGACGTACATGGGTGTACAGAACTCTGATCTG GATGACCCAAGAAGGCCAAAATTCTTATCACAAATTGAGACTTTGATGAAGAAACTAGCATCCTACTGCCCAGTTGATGCTGCTGTGGATCAGAAAGCCAGAGACTTCCTCCACGACTGTCTTCCTCCCATGCTCACGACTG CTGAACAGGCGAGCAGTGTAAAAGGCGCACGAACCAGATGGGAGTGTGACCAAGTGATGGATGACAGTTCAGACATCAGTACCCGGACTCGCATCAGACTTCTGCGTGCTGGATGTGCCAG GCTCTGCAGCGATGGAGAAGCTGTTCACCTTTACTACACGACAGATAACTCCAGAGTTTACCACCAAGAGGAACTTAAGAGTTTTGAAGTAAACACAGAGGTAGATTGGAGGAGCTGTGGGAATAGATATAACGGGGGCTTCTTCTGTTCTTCCGTCCTAATAAGTGGTTTCTTCCAGCTCACGGATGCTGTCGAGTTTCTGATTCATTCCTATCCGAAATTTGTCACAGTAGGAAGTCTCCCGTGTACGTCTACAGCGCAGCGGGTAGGTTATTTTGGTTCCAGATGCATTTCGGTGATTGATTTGTCATCATTAAAGATACATTTTCCCCTGCAGATTGCTTTGGCTGAACAGCTGTTTGAAAAGGGGATTATCCACACTTCAGAACCTCTGTAG